The following coding sequences are from one Prochlorococcus sp. MIT 0604 window:
- the surE gene encoding 5'/3'-nucleotidase SurE codes for MKPLNILISNDDGVFAAGIRALAKSAQKRGHKVKVVCPDQERSATGHGLTLQSPLRVEKADELFGEGIEAWGCSGTPADCVKLALSELLDDKPDLVLSGINHGPNLGTDIFCSGTVAAAMEGTLENVPSMAISVASFKWKNFEFAGEIAMNIAEQAIIDSWPASLLLNLNIPPCEKSKIKELSWTRLSVRKYKNQFSKREDPRGDDYYWLAGEVVLDLQSKGYGPRNWPSDVSQIQDNKISLTPVEPDLFWRGNIEDLPKINNSFVNPS; via the coding sequence ATGAAACCGTTAAATATTTTAATTAGCAATGATGATGGCGTTTTTGCAGCAGGTATAAGAGCTTTAGCAAAATCAGCCCAAAAGAGAGGTCACAAAGTAAAAGTCGTATGTCCCGATCAAGAGAGATCAGCTACTGGTCATGGTCTCACTTTGCAATCTCCCTTAAGAGTTGAGAAAGCGGACGAATTATTTGGGGAAGGAATTGAAGCTTGGGGATGTTCTGGCACTCCTGCTGATTGCGTCAAATTAGCACTATCTGAACTCTTGGATGATAAACCTGATCTAGTTTTATCAGGCATAAATCACGGACCCAATTTAGGGACTGATATTTTTTGTTCAGGCACAGTCGCAGCAGCCATGGAAGGTACTTTAGAAAATGTTCCATCCATGGCAATAAGTGTTGCCAGTTTTAAATGGAAAAATTTTGAATTTGCTGGAGAAATTGCAATGAATATTGCTGAACAAGCAATTATTGATAGTTGGCCAGCTTCACTCCTATTAAACTTGAATATACCGCCTTGCGAGAAAAGCAAAATAAAAGAATTATCCTGGACAAGACTATCGGTAAGAAAATATAAAAATCAATTTTCCAAAAGGGAAGACCCAAGGGGTGACGATTATTATTGGTTAGCAGGTGAGGTAGTTTTAGATTTACAATCAAAAGGTTATGGGCCAAGAAACTGGCCCAGTGACGTATCTCAAATACAAGACAATAAAATATCGCTTACACCTGTAGAGCCAGATTTATTTTGGAGGGGTAATATAGAAGACTTACCTAAAATTAATAATTCATTTGTAAATCCTTCTTAA
- the ribD gene encoding bifunctional diaminohydroxyphosphoribosylaminopyrimidine deaminase/5-amino-6-(5-phosphoribosylamino)uracil reductase RibD gives MSEINVSHTKWMKRAIFLASLGKNTTSPNPRVGAVILDKNGSLISEGFHFKAGMPHAEAMAFNNLKKDAKGGTMYVNLEPCCHQGKTPPCVDKVISSGLKKVYISIEDPDKRVSGKGIKLLKEAGIQVHLGLCKKESLDLNKAFIHRNITKKAFGVLKWAMSIDGRIALKNGKSKWITNDESRSLVHSFRAEFDAIIIGGNTLRRDNPLLTTRGSKSPEPLRVVFTKSLDLPLKSNLWDCSKAKTLVIYDSSTANESYLSRIPKCVEVEKVLSDNPELISKILAKRGCNKVLWECGPGLATAAIQSNCIQELITFIAPKILGGENSMNPLSDFEFKEMHEIIKLSASQFSLIGNDICVKSSFKN, from the coding sequence ATGTCTGAAATAAATGTAAGCCATACAAAATGGATGAAGAGAGCAATTTTTTTGGCTTCCTTAGGCAAAAATACAACGAGTCCTAACCCTAGGGTGGGAGCTGTGATACTTGACAAGAATGGAAGCCTTATTTCAGAAGGATTTCATTTCAAGGCAGGGATGCCTCATGCAGAAGCAATGGCTTTTAATAATTTAAAAAAGGATGCTAAAGGTGGAACAATGTATGTGAATCTTGAACCTTGTTGCCATCAAGGTAAAACACCTCCATGTGTAGATAAGGTGATATCTTCTGGGTTAAAAAAGGTATATATATCTATTGAAGACCCTGATAAAAGAGTTTCTGGTAAAGGTATTAAGCTTCTAAAAGAAGCTGGAATACAAGTTCACTTAGGATTATGTAAAAAAGAATCCTTAGATCTAAATAAAGCTTTCATTCATAGGAATATTACTAAAAAGGCATTTGGTGTTCTTAAATGGGCAATGAGTATAGATGGAAGAATAGCTTTAAAAAATGGAAAAAGTAAATGGATTACTAATGATGAATCAAGATCATTAGTTCATTCTTTTAGAGCAGAATTTGATGCAATAATCATTGGGGGAAACACATTAAGAAGAGACAACCCACTTTTGACTACTAGAGGTTCCAAAAGTCCCGAGCCTTTGCGAGTTGTTTTCACAAAAAGTTTAGACCTCCCTTTAAAATCTAATCTTTGGGATTGTAGTAAGGCAAAAACACTAGTTATTTATGATTCTTCTACAGCAAATGAAAGCTACCTCTCAAGAATTCCAAAATGTGTAGAGGTTGAAAAGGTATTATCAGATAATCCAGAGTTAATTTCAAAAATACTTGCAAAAAGAGGATGTAATAAAGTTCTTTGGGAATGTGGCCCGGGATTGGCTACTGCCGCTATTCAATCTAATTGTATTCAGGAACTTATTACTTTTATTGCCCCAAAAATTTTAGGTGGAGAAAATAGTATGAATCCTCTAAGTGATTTTGAATTTAAAGAAATGCACGAAATTATTAAATTAAGTGCTTCTCAGTTTAGTTTGATTGGAAATGATATATGTGTTAAAAGTTCATTTAAAAATTAA
- the thiS gene encoding sulfur carrier protein ThiS, which produces MKIKVNGEEKKIELDQENALLSKVLDLMGYKPNTIVVELNNLIINSINWEKVKLKDGDNLEIVSIVGGG; this is translated from the coding sequence ATGAAAATTAAGGTAAATGGAGAGGAAAAGAAAATAGAGCTTGACCAAGAAAATGCTCTACTATCTAAAGTACTTGATTTAATGGGATATAAACCCAATACAATAGTTGTCGAGTTAAATAATTTAATTATTAATTCAATCAATTGGGAAAAAGTAAAACTCAAAGATGGGGATAATTTAGAAATCGTTTCAATAGTTGGTGGTGGATAA
- a CDS encoding bifunctional riboflavin kinase/FAD synthetase, producing MISLISPSEVKNPTSIAIGSFDGLHAGHRKLIKSVVEENQYTPTIASFWPHPREVLYKETRLRLDLPDEKLPILEDLGIEQLVLIPFDEELSKLSAEGFVRDILINQLQAKNISVGANFKFGFKRSGDINTIKKMIKDTDIKLKITPILEDKEGRLSSSRIRDLLEKSDLKKASKILKRPYSFNGKVVKGKGIGESIGWPTANLEIDGRKFLPGEGVYAAWTTLENSNQKFESVMNLGSQPTINPLSPSAVEVHLINKEIDLYGLNLSVEPVEKLRSQIQFKNTDQLSNQIKKDRDNTLKILKNCKC from the coding sequence TTGATCTCTTTAATATCGCCATCTGAAGTTAAAAATCCCACATCAATAGCTATTGGGAGTTTTGATGGACTACATGCTGGCCACAGAAAATTAATAAAAAGTGTCGTGGAAGAAAATCAATATACCCCAACAATTGCAAGCTTCTGGCCTCATCCCAGAGAAGTGTTATACAAAGAGACGCGTCTTAGACTCGATCTCCCTGATGAAAAATTACCCATTCTTGAAGATCTCGGGATTGAACAATTAGTTCTTATTCCTTTTGATGAGGAACTATCTAAATTAAGTGCAGAAGGATTTGTAAGAGATATTTTAATTAATCAATTACAAGCCAAAAACATTTCTGTAGGCGCTAATTTTAAATTTGGTTTTAAAAGAAGTGGAGACATAAACACTATAAAAAAGATGATTAAAGATACTGATATAAAATTAAAAATTACTCCAATTCTAGAAGACAAAGAGGGTAGACTAAGCAGCAGTAGAATAAGAGATTTATTAGAAAAAAGTGATCTGAAAAAAGCTTCCAAAATTCTTAAAAGACCTTACAGTTTTAATGGGAAGGTTGTTAAAGGTAAAGGCATTGGGGAAAGTATAGGATGGCCCACCGCCAATCTTGAAATAGATGGCAGAAAATTCCTACCTGGAGAAGGAGTCTACGCAGCTTGGACAACTTTAGAAAATTCCAACCAAAAATTTGAATCTGTTATGAATCTTGGCTCTCAACCAACAATAAATCCTTTATCGCCATCTGCAGTTGAAGTCCATTTAATAAATAAAGAAATCGATCTATATGGTTTAAATCTATCTGTAGAACCTGTTGAAAAGCTTAGATCTCAAATACAGTTCAAGAATACAGATCAACTTTCTAATCAAATAAAAAAAGATAGAGATAACACTCTAAAAATTTTAAAAAATTGCAAATGCTGA
- a CDS encoding NAD(+) kinase has protein sequence MVLKAGLIVNDGKELAVQTASSVQKKLEKSNYEVVRVSSSGGMVGFANPDQHVRPLGYKNCVPEGFDASMEFAVVLGGDGTVLSAARQTAPAKIPILTINTGHLGFLAEAYLSNIDEAIDKIISGNWDIEERTCLIISVMRNDQRRWESLCLNEMALHREPLTSMCHFEISIGRHAPVDISADGVILSTPTGSTAYSLSAGGPVITPDCPVVQLTPIAPHSLASRALVFNDSEPVTVFPATPERLVMVVDGNAGCYVWPEDRVLIRKSKHSVKFIRLEDHEFFQVLRNKLGWGLPHVAKPNK, from the coding sequence TTGGTACTTAAAGCTGGGCTGATAGTAAATGATGGGAAAGAACTTGCTGTTCAAACTGCAAGTTCTGTGCAGAAAAAATTGGAAAAATCTAATTATGAAGTTGTGAGAGTTAGTAGCTCTGGTGGAATGGTTGGATTTGCTAATCCCGATCAACATGTTCGTCCTTTGGGATATAAGAATTGTGTTCCTGAGGGGTTTGACGCGTCCATGGAATTTGCTGTTGTTCTTGGTGGAGATGGAACAGTTCTTTCTGCAGCAAGGCAAACAGCACCTGCAAAAATTCCAATCCTTACAATAAATACTGGTCATTTAGGTTTTCTTGCGGAAGCTTATTTATCTAATATTGATGAAGCAATAGATAAAATTATTTCTGGAAATTGGGATATTGAAGAAAGAACATGCTTGATTATTAGTGTAATGAGGAATGATCAGAGGAGATGGGAGTCTCTCTGCCTTAATGAGATGGCTCTTCATAGAGAACCTCTAACAAGCATGTGTCATTTTGAGATTTCTATAGGGCGACATGCTCCTGTAGATATTTCAGCTGATGGAGTAATTTTATCTACTCCAACTGGATCTACTGCCTATTCTCTTAGCGCTGGAGGGCCAGTTATTACCCCCGATTGCCCAGTAGTTCAATTAACTCCAATTGCTCCACATTCATTGGCGTCTCGGGCATTAGTTTTTAATGATTCAGAGCCAGTAACTGTTTTCCCTGCAACTCCTGAGAGGTTGGTAATGGTTGTTGATGGAAATGCTGGTTGTTATGTTTGGCCTGAAGATAGAGTTTTAATAAGAAAAAGCAAACATTCAGTAAAGTTTATTCGACTTGAAGATCATGAATTTTTCCAAGTTTTAAGAAATAAACTAGGTTGGGGGTTGCCCCATGTGGCTAAACCAAACAAATAA
- a CDS encoding bifunctional cobalt-precorrin-7 (C(5))-methyltransferase/cobalt-precorrin-6B (C(15))-methyltransferase — MTEVNRKIHVIGINSYKFEHLSFKLQNLFLETEIIIAPNSYFEEIKSWSENGLLKKKLFISSKSNNELVNLLKSQKTDVILISRGDPLWFGIGRILLENFSKDELSFYPSNTCIQLAFSKLKIPWQDTVNVSIHGRDSNKLVEALKARPSSLSIITDSNNKSLEIIKRNLSELNLIDFYDFWLCEEIGFDKENIRKLNLNESLPSDISSLNIVILTKTKGNNSINNLPPFGISDHIFKTFDDRPNLFTKREVRIQILADLELPKNGVIWDIGAGCGSIGLEALKLSPNLDLFCIDKRIGSKELIVENSKRLGVKPKFICEEDINNILKTKNLSSFEKPNRLVIGGCSKKTKLQIINSLAQWMSIGDIIVIPIIDIQTIKDLKEELEDKKFITNLNLIQTYKSLSIAEGIRLEPNNPVFLLKGKK; from the coding sequence ATGACTGAAGTTAATAGAAAAATTCATGTAATTGGGATTAATTCTTATAAATTTGAGCATCTATCTTTCAAATTACAAAATCTATTTTTAGAAACAGAAATTATAATAGCTCCAAATTCATATTTTGAAGAAATTAAATCATGGAGCGAAAATGGTTTATTAAAAAAGAAATTATTTATTTCGAGCAAAAGTAATAACGAACTTGTTAACTTGCTTAAATCTCAAAAAACTGATGTTATTTTAATTTCTAGAGGAGATCCCCTTTGGTTTGGAATTGGGAGAATATTACTAGAAAATTTTTCAAAAGATGAATTAAGTTTCTACCCTTCAAATACTTGCATTCAATTAGCATTTAGTAAGTTAAAGATTCCGTGGCAAGATACTGTTAATGTAAGTATTCACGGCAGAGATTCTAATAAGTTAGTCGAGGCTCTTAAAGCAAGGCCTTCAAGTTTGTCTATTATTACAGATTCAAATAATAAAAGTTTAGAAATAATCAAAAGGAACTTATCAGAATTAAATCTTATTGACTTCTATGATTTTTGGCTCTGTGAAGAAATAGGATTCGACAAAGAAAATATAAGAAAATTAAATCTTAACGAATCATTGCCCTCTGACATATCAAGTTTGAACATTGTTATTCTTACAAAAACAAAGGGAAATAACTCAATTAATAATCTCCCTCCTTTCGGAATTAGCGACCATATTTTTAAAACTTTTGATGATAGACCAAATTTATTTACTAAAAGAGAGGTTCGCATTCAAATCTTAGCTGATCTAGAGCTCCCTAAAAATGGTGTCATATGGGATATAGGAGCAGGTTGTGGATCAATTGGCTTAGAGGCATTAAAGTTGAGTCCTAATTTAGATTTGTTTTGTATCGATAAAAGGATTGGCTCAAAAGAATTAATAGTTGAAAACTCAAAAAGGCTTGGAGTTAAACCTAAATTTATTTGTGAAGAAGACATAAATAATATCTTGAAGACAAAAAATTTAAGTTCTTTTGAAAAACCTAATAGATTAGTAATTGGGGGATGTAGTAAAAAGACTAAACTTCAAATTATTAATTCCTTGGCTCAGTGGATGAGCATTGGAGATATTATAGTTATCCCAATAATTGATATTCAAACTATTAAAGACTTGAAAGAAGAATTAGAAGATAAAAAATTCATAACAAATTTAAATTTAATTCAGACCTATAAAAGCTTAAGTATCGCTGAAGGAATAAGATTAGAACCAAATAATCCTGTTTTTCTTTTAAAAGGGAAAAAATAA
- the ftsH gene encoding ATP-dependent zinc metalloprotease FtsH — translation MPIRQDDNQPNRRFGIVNIILIGVGALLLFSSLFPNQNMQIPRVPYSLFIDQVNDGEVKRAYITQEQIRYELNGAEEGAPSVLATTPIFDMDLPQRLESKGVEFAAAPPKKPNFFSTILSWVVPPLIFILVLQFFARRSMGGGGAQGALSFTKSKAKVYVPDDESKVTFADVAGVDEAKDELTEIVDFLKKPERYTDIGARIPKGVLLVGPPGTGKTLLSKAVAGEAEVPFFIISGSEFVELFVGAGAARVRDLFEQAKKKAPCIIFIDELDAIGKSRSGSMGVVGGNDEREQTLNQLLTEMDGFASADKPVIVLAATNQPEVLDAALLRPGRFDRQVLVDRPDLSGRKTILEIYTKKVKLADSIDLDSIAQATSGFAGADLANMVNEAALLAARAKRKSVEQQDLSEAIERVVAGLEKKSRVLQDDEKKVVAYHEVGHAIVGHLMPGGSKVAKISIVPRGMSALGYTLQLPTEERFLNSKEELKGQIATLLGGRSAEEVVFGKITTGASNDLQRATDIAEQMVGTFGMSDILGPLAYDKQGGGQFLGNGNNPRRSVSDATAQAIDKEVRDLVDDAHETALNILRNNLPLLESISQKILQEEVIEGEDLKTLLAESKMPA, via the coding sequence ATGCCAATAAGACAAGACGATAATCAACCTAATAGAAGATTTGGAATAGTAAATATCATTTTGATAGGAGTTGGAGCATTACTATTATTTAGCAGCCTTTTCCCTAATCAAAATATGCAAATCCCTAGGGTTCCTTATTCATTATTTATAGATCAGGTTAATGATGGAGAAGTTAAGCGTGCATATATCACTCAAGAACAGATTAGATATGAGTTAAATGGAGCTGAAGAAGGCGCACCTTCTGTTTTAGCAACAACCCCAATTTTTGATATGGACCTTCCACAAAGGTTAGAAAGTAAAGGGGTTGAATTCGCTGCCGCTCCCCCTAAAAAACCTAATTTTTTCTCAACTATATTGAGTTGGGTTGTTCCTCCTTTAATCTTTATACTTGTTTTACAGTTCTTCGCTAGAAGAAGTATGGGTGGAGGAGGTGCCCAGGGTGCGCTTAGTTTTACTAAAAGTAAAGCAAAAGTTTACGTTCCCGATGATGAATCAAAAGTAACATTTGCTGATGTAGCTGGAGTTGATGAAGCTAAGGATGAATTAACGGAAATAGTTGATTTTTTAAAAAAACCTGAGAGATACACAGATATCGGTGCGCGAATCCCTAAAGGAGTTCTTCTTGTAGGCCCTCCTGGGACGGGAAAAACTCTTCTTTCAAAGGCAGTTGCTGGCGAAGCAGAAGTTCCTTTTTTTATTATTTCTGGTTCTGAATTTGTTGAACTTTTTGTAGGTGCAGGTGCAGCTAGAGTTAGAGATCTATTTGAGCAGGCCAAGAAAAAAGCTCCATGTATTATTTTTATTGATGAATTAGATGCTATTGGTAAAAGTCGTTCTGGATCTATGGGTGTCGTTGGCGGCAACGATGAAAGAGAACAAACATTAAATCAGCTTCTTACCGAAATGGATGGCTTTGCTTCCGCAGATAAGCCAGTTATAGTACTTGCCGCTACTAACCAACCAGAAGTCCTAGACGCAGCGTTATTAAGGCCTGGAAGATTTGATAGGCAAGTATTAGTTGATAGACCTGATTTGTCTGGTAGAAAAACTATTTTGGAGATATATACCAAAAAAGTTAAACTTGCTGATTCAATTGACTTGGACTCTATTGCCCAAGCTACTAGCGGGTTTGCTGGGGCCGATTTGGCTAACATGGTAAATGAGGCGGCTTTGTTGGCTGCTAGAGCTAAAAGAAAAAGTGTTGAACAACAAGATTTAAGCGAGGCTATAGAAAGGGTTGTAGCTGGTCTAGAGAAGAAAAGTAGAGTTCTTCAAGATGATGAGAAGAAAGTAGTTGCTTATCATGAAGTAGGGCACGCTATTGTTGGCCATCTAATGCCGGGAGGATCTAAAGTAGCAAAAATTTCAATTGTCCCAAGAGGGATGAGTGCATTGGGTTATACTCTTCAATTGCCAACAGAAGAAAGATTTTTGAATTCTAAAGAGGAATTAAAAGGACAAATAGCTACACTCCTTGGAGGAAGATCAGCGGAAGAGGTGGTTTTTGGAAAAATTACTACCGGAGCCTCAAATGACTTGCAAAGAGCAACTGATATAGCAGAACAAATGGTCGGTACATTTGGAATGAGTGATATTCTTGGTCCCCTCGCCTATGACAAACAAGGTGGAGGTCAGTTCTTAGGAAATGGAAACAATCCAAGAAGATCTGTTAGTGATGCTACTGCTCAAGCAATAGACAAAGAGGTTAGAGATTTAGTCGATGATGCACACGAAACAGCACTTAATATTTTGAGGAATAATTTACCTCTTCTTGAATCTATTTCTCAAAAAATTCTCCAAGAAGAAGTTATTGAAGGTGAGGATCTTAAAACCCTCTTAGCAGAGAGTAAAATGCCTGCATAG
- a CDS encoding thiamine phosphate synthase — MLNSNTTNAEDLRIYQIIDANLDRAREGLRVLEDWARFGLGNEKQVERIKNFRQILGKNHLEVYKQSRNHTEDKCKGITHQEQNNRKTSEQIISSNSGRVQEALRVIEEFSRIHNYELSKIASGIRYEIYTLEVDLLSSSKCKNLEEILKENDLYVITDQKENLLEIIEEILIAGVRIIQYRFKKGTDKDHLQEAIQIKNLCKRYNSLFIINDRVDIALASNADGIHLGQDDLDLKTARKLLGYSKIIGISANNEIDISNALKDGCNYIGIGPVFETATKKNKKPIGIEKIKSLTKNLNIPWFAIGGIKSNNISYLKKNGFKKVALVSQLMNSEDPKEEAIMILKELSHEN, encoded by the coding sequence ATGCTGAATTCCAATACTACAAACGCCGAAGATTTAAGAATTTATCAAATTATTGACGCCAATCTAGATCGAGCTAGAGAAGGTCTAAGAGTACTAGAGGATTGGGCTAGATTTGGCCTAGGCAATGAAAAACAAGTTGAAAGGATTAAAAATTTTAGACAAATTTTAGGTAAAAATCATTTAGAAGTTTATAAACAATCTAGGAATCATACTGAGGACAAATGCAAAGGAATAACTCATCAAGAGCAAAACAATAGAAAAACCTCTGAGCAAATCATAAGTTCTAATTCAGGAAGAGTTCAAGAAGCACTAAGAGTCATAGAGGAATTCTCAAGGATACATAATTATGAACTTTCAAAAATCGCATCGGGAATTAGATATGAAATTTATACTCTAGAGGTCGACTTATTAAGTTCAAGCAAGTGTAAGAATTTAGAAGAAATTTTAAAAGAAAATGACTTATATGTCATAACAGATCAAAAGGAGAACTTATTAGAGATAATTGAAGAGATATTAATTGCGGGAGTAAGAATTATTCAATATAGATTTAAAAAGGGAACTGATAAAGATCATCTTCAAGAAGCAATTCAAATAAAAAATCTATGTAAAAGATATAATTCGTTGTTCATCATTAACGATAGGGTTGATATAGCTTTAGCTTCTAATGCGGACGGGATACATCTTGGACAAGATGATTTAGACTTAAAAACTGCAAGAAAATTACTAGGATACTCAAAAATTATTGGTATAAGCGCAAATAATGAAATTGATATTTCAAATGCTCTGAAAGACGGTTGTAATTACATAGGCATAGGACCAGTATTTGAAACTGCAACAAAAAAAAACAAAAAACCTATAGGTATTGAAAAGATCAAATCATTAACAAAAAATTTAAATATTCCTTGGTTTGCTATCGGAGGAATTAAATCGAATAATATTTCATATTTAAAAAAAAATGGGTTTAAGAAAGTTGCCTTAGTTTCGCAGTTGATGAATTCAGAAGATCCTAAAGAAGAAGCTATTATGATTTTAAAAGAGTTGTCTCATGAAAATTAA
- a CDS encoding DUF3122 domain-containing protein, whose protein sequence is MKKITKSNKNIFLKGILPLLLLISFIFNPLKVSAEVAETEINGELINASSEFLRDLDFETWQLVAYKSTLFEDKLILRVIGYPGNLRIDHPTDLKVESGRKQWLLDDKTSLNVELANDGRQAAAEFDLDELIKNLDKNRPLRLSLSGVFSELPVPPFVVKEWRSIN, encoded by the coding sequence ATGAAGAAAATTACAAAATCAAATAAAAATATTTTTTTAAAAGGAATATTACCTTTACTTTTACTAATCTCCTTTATTTTTAACCCATTAAAAGTATCTGCAGAAGTTGCAGAAACAGAAATAAATGGTGAATTAATTAATGCTAGCAGTGAGTTCTTAAGGGACTTGGACTTTGAAACTTGGCAATTAGTAGCTTATAAATCAACTCTTTTTGAAGATAAATTGATCTTAAGAGTAATAGGATATCCAGGAAATCTCAGAATTGATCATCCTACTGACTTGAAGGTTGAATCAGGTAGAAAACAGTGGCTTTTAGATGATAAAACATCACTTAATGTGGAATTGGCAAATGATGGGAGACAAGCTGCAGCAGAATTCGATCTTGATGAATTGATTAAAAATTTAGATAAAAATAGACCATTAAGATTATCTTTGTCAGGAGTTTTTTCTGAGTTACCTGTTCCGCCTTTCGTTGTTAAAGAGTGGAGATCAATAAACTGA
- the pheS gene encoding phenylalanine--tRNA ligase subunit alpha, with the protein MSEIESLGQIEEKLNNLSLKAKNNIDNSNTHEELDQLRVSLLGKKGDLSIILKTMGQLSATDRPIIGKMANLIKINLQELITERKNKLNSQRLDEKIKKEKIDVTIPPIGTPPGNKHPLISTQDEIIDIFCGLGYSVESGPEIETDFYNFESLNIPKNHPARDMQDTFYLDENRLLRTHTSPVQIRFLEKNPPPVRIIAPGRVYRRDAVDATHSPVFNQVEVLCIDKDINFSHLRGTVLTFLKTFFGDIPVRFRASYFPFTEPSAEVDVQWKGKWLEVMGCGMVDPKVLEKLGIDSEKWTGFAAGLGVERFCMVRHQIDDIRKFYTNDLRFLEQF; encoded by the coding sequence GTGAGTGAAATTGAATCATTAGGTCAAATTGAGGAAAAACTAAATAATCTTTCTCTAAAAGCAAAAAATAATATAGATAATTCTAATACTCATGAAGAACTGGATCAATTGAGAGTTTCTTTACTAGGAAAAAAAGGTGATTTGTCAATTATCTTGAAAACAATGGGTCAATTATCTGCTACTGATAGACCGATTATTGGCAAGATGGCAAATTTAATAAAGATAAATTTGCAAGAATTAATTACTGAAAGAAAAAATAAACTAAACAGTCAAAGATTAGATGAAAAGATTAAGAAAGAAAAAATTGATGTAACTATTCCTCCAATTGGAACCCCCCCTGGAAATAAACATCCTTTGATTTCAACTCAAGATGAAATAATAGATATTTTTTGTGGTTTAGGATACTCAGTTGAAAGTGGCCCTGAAATAGAAACAGATTTTTATAATTTTGAGTCTCTCAATATACCCAAAAATCATCCTGCAAGAGATATGCAGGATACTTTCTACTTAGATGAAAATCGACTTTTAAGGACACATACTTCTCCCGTACAGATAAGATTTTTGGAGAAAAATCCACCTCCAGTAAGAATCATTGCCCCCGGGAGAGTATATAGGAGAGATGCAGTAGATGCTACCCATTCGCCTGTATTTAATCAGGTTGAGGTTTTATGTATCGATAAAGATATTAACTTTAGTCATTTACGAGGAACAGTTCTTACATTTTTAAAGACCTTTTTTGGAGATATTCCTGTAAGATTTAGAGCTAGTTATTTCCCATTTACTGAACCTTCTGCGGAGGTAGATGTTCAATGGAAAGGTAAATGGTTAGAAGTAATGGGATGCGGAATGGTAGATCCTAAGGTCTTAGAAAAATTAGGAATAGATTCTGAGAAATGGACTGGATTCGCAGCTGGCTTGGGAGTTGAAAGATTTTGTATGGTAAGACATCAGATTGACGACATCAGAAAATTTTATACAAATGATCTTAGATTCTTAGAACAGTTCTAA
- a CDS encoding DUF3611 family protein: protein MSDKIDFQSLSFGMRRIGWIRFWVQSILGAVVAAVLLFSNVVNNSEGQLGLAPGLSLTTISLILLLFSLWQGWLLVRTGRAIASNARPSRGQTSKLIKRGLIVDLFGILFGLIGYQALMGALFIQASSQTTGQLITATSDIPITGLEILSVLSNTQVIAAHFFGLCFSLWLLRRIYK, encoded by the coding sequence ATGTCTGACAAAATTGATTTTCAGTCCCTTTCATTTGGAATGAGGCGCATTGGATGGATACGCTTTTGGGTTCAATCCATTTTAGGTGCTGTAGTTGCAGCTGTTTTACTTTTTTCAAATGTTGTAAATAATAGCGAAGGACAGCTTGGCTTGGCGCCTGGATTATCACTTACAACAATATCCTTGATTTTACTACTTTTTAGCCTTTGGCAAGGTTGGTTACTAGTCAGAACAGGAAGAGCAATTGCAAGCAACGCAAGACCCTCAAGAGGACAAACCAGTAAATTAATAAAAAGAGGTCTAATAGTTGATTTATTTGGAATTTTATTCGGATTAATTGGATATCAAGCTCTCATGGGTGCCCTATTTATACAAGCATCCTCTCAAACAACTGGACAATTGATAACAGCGACATCTGACATCCCAATTACTGGACTTGAAATATTATCAGTTCTCAGTAACACACAAGTTATTGCTGCTCATTTTTTTGGACTTTGTTTTTCTTTATGGCTTTTAAGAAGGATTTACAAATGA